ATTGGTTCATGTTTGGTTACTTAAATTTTTATTAAAGTTGTAAATCATTGCTAATTTATACGACAAATTTATCAACTTTACACCTTTACGACGACACAGTATTTTTTTTGTTACAGAAAAAGTTAAAATTAATACTAAGTTTTATTTAACTTGCGTTAATACTAAGGATTAAACTCATTATAATGAAGAAATATTTTAAACTAAAAATTTTATTCTTGCTGATAATTACATCATTAACTGGTTGTAGTAAATCTGAAGATATCCCTCAAGATGTAGAAATTAATGATTTTGTTTGGGGTGGTATGAATGCGTTTTACAAGTGGCAAGGTGAGGTTCCAGATTTAGCTGATAATAAGTTTTCTACTCGTGAACAATTAAATAGTTTTTTAGCTGGATTTAGTTCTCCAGATCAGCTTTTTAATAGTTTATTATACAGACCTGGTGATGTTGATCGTTTTTCTTGGATAGTTGATGACTATGTAGCTTTAGAAAATTCTTTTCAAGGTATACGACTTACTAGTGGTATGAAATTAGTTGGTGTTCAATATAGTAACGGATCTGGAGATGTTTATGTTGTTGTAAGAGATGTAGTTATTGGTTCAGATGCTGATACAAAAGGAATAACAAGAGGTATGATTATCAATGAAGTAAATGGAACTCAATTAACTTCATCTAATATAAATGATTTATTAGCTCCAGATTCTTATACAGTTTCTTTAGCTGATTTTAATGGAGGAAATCCTGTTGCAAATGGAACTACAGTTGATATTGTAAAAGGACAAATACAAGAAAACGCTGTTAAAATAGCTAAAGTAATAACACAAGGTTCTAACAAAATTGGGTATTTAATGTACAATCAATTTTCTACACCTCATGATGGCGATTTGAATAATGCTTTTGCAACATTCAGAAATGAAGCAATTACTGATTTAATCATAGATTTAAGATATAATGGTGGTGGGTCTGTTAGATCTGCAACATATTTAGCTAGTATGATTAGTGGACAACCAACTACCAATGTGTTTTCTCAACAAATCTGGAATGATAAAGTAATGAACTCAATAGATGCAAATTTATTCATTAACAACTTTACTAATCGAATCGAAAACACCAATAGTAACGGACAAGTTATTTTAGACGAAGCTATTAATACGGTTAATTTATCTTCTGTTTACTTCATTGTTTCAGATAGAACAGCTTCAGCTTCAGAATTAGTTATTAATGGTTTATTACCTTACATGGATGTAAATCTTGTAGGAACTCAAACTGTAGGAAAACAAGTAGGATCAATTACGTTATATGATTCTGATGACTATACCAGAACTGGTCCTAATTTCAATAACAATCACACTTGGGCAATGCAACCGATTGTACTAGAAATTCAAAATAGTAGAGGTGAAAACGAACCAAACGGATATGTTCCTGAAGTAATTATAGAAGAAGACTTATCGAATTTAGGTGTCTTAGGAGATCCTACAGAACCTTTATTAGCTAGAACTATTCAATACATTACAACTGGATCTAGAGGAAGTACTACTCTTTCAAGAAACACAATGTTGCAAAAGTCTATATGGAATTCTGAAATGAAAAATTTAGATTATAACAATATGTATATCGAACTAAAATAAAATTAATATTCATAGAAAAATCCAGCCAAATGGCTGGATTTTTTTTATTTAGAATAAAGATTGTTGTTCTTCTTTTTGATTGGGTATTTTTAAATTCACTCCTAACCTATTATTTAGATTTCTAATGAAATATGCTGCTAATAAAGGGGATTCAACTTCTAAATTTTGATGCACAAAAAAATGAATATTACGCAAACCTAAATTGACCCATTCTTCTAACCTATTTACCCAATCATCTAAACGTTTGTAATCTGAAGGATGATTAGCCCCAACATAACGTATAAAAGCTTCATTATTGGTCAATCGCATATGCATCATATCTCTTCTTCCAGCTGTATCAACAATAGTATTTGAAACACCATTTTCTTCTAATAAATGATAGAACTCTTTTGAAATTTCAGGATTAGTGAACCAATCGGTATGCCTACACTCTACAGTTAATGGTATTTCTTTAGGCCAACTTTTCACAAAGTTTTCAACTCTAACAAAATCTTTAGGTGCAAAATTACTATGTAACTGTAGAAAAATGGTTCCTAACTTTTCTTCCAACTTAGTTGCGGCATCTAAATAATAATTAACCAAATCAGTAACTCCATCTAATCGTTTCCAGTGACTGATATCTTTAGTTAATTTTGGAAAAAACTTAAAATTATTAGGAGTTTTATTTTTCCATTTCTCAAATTGCTCTGGAGGAAATTGTCTATAAAATGTAGCATTTAACTCTATAGAATTAAACTGACTAGAATAATATATCAACTCATCTTTTGTTCCTCTCGGATAAAAGCCTTTTAAGTCTGCCCTATTCCATTTTGCACATCCAACATACACAGATAAATCTTTTTCTTTATCGAATCCAGACAATAACCGAATAGTGTCTTGATGTGTATCAGGAAAAGAAAAATCTACA
This genomic stretch from Tenacibaculum jejuense harbors:
- a CDS encoding DUF72 domain-containing protein, which codes for MKFGKVEQPELVDFSFPDTHQDTIRLLSGFDKEKDLSVYVGCAKWNRADLKGFYPRGTKDELIYYSSQFNSIELNATFYRQFPPEQFEKWKNKTPNNFKFFPKLTKDISHWKRLDGVTDLVNYYLDAATKLEEKLGTIFLQLHSNFAPKDFVRVENFVKSWPKEIPLTVECRHTDWFTNPEISKEFYHLLEENGVSNTIVDTAGRRDMMHMRLTNNEAFIRYVGANHPSDYKRLDDWVNRLEEWVNLGLRNIHFFVHQNLEVESPLLAAYFIRNLNNRLGVNLKIPNQKEEQQSLF
- a CDS encoding S41 family peptidase; translated protein: MKKYFKLKILFLLIITSLTGCSKSEDIPQDVEINDFVWGGMNAFYKWQGEVPDLADNKFSTREQLNSFLAGFSSPDQLFNSLLYRPGDVDRFSWIVDDYVALENSFQGIRLTSGMKLVGVQYSNGSGDVYVVVRDVVIGSDADTKGITRGMIINEVNGTQLTSSNINDLLAPDSYTVSLADFNGGNPVANGTTVDIVKGQIQENAVKIAKVITQGSNKIGYLMYNQFSTPHDGDLNNAFATFRNEAITDLIIDLRYNGGGSVRSATYLASMISGQPTTNVFSQQIWNDKVMNSIDANLFINNFTNRIENTNSNGQVILDEAINTVNLSSVYFIVSDRTASASELVINGLLPYMDVNLVGTQTVGKQVGSITLYDSDDYTRTGPNFNNNHTWAMQPIVLEIQNSRGENEPNGYVPEVIIEEDLSNLGVLGDPTEPLLARTIQYITTGSRGSTTLSRNTMLQKSIWNSEMKNLDYNNMYIELK